A genomic region of Nakaseomyces glabratus chromosome C, complete sequence contains the following coding sequences:
- the HPM1 gene encoding protein-histidine N-methyltransferase (CAGL0C01331g~Ortholog(s) have protein-histidine N-methyltransferase activity and role in peptidyl-histidine methylation, to form tele-methylhistidine, positive regulation of translational fidelity, ribosomal large subunit assembly), which translates to MSFSFGFTSESFSDDELNDDIVNVQQSQSDAQNSLAINPLDDPRLVSPEVIQPEVLDFSSVVRSLKDVRLTFETLSLFDGQIQLYRRELFDVKHQLMSESNVEQTTTNENGDPILEILLGDTAEDVRKNVYEGGLKSWECSIDIIELLNNHGKDFSTEQIFDMGCGTALPSTFVFGKYLQSKLDSGLNLILADYNKSVLELVTLPNLIITWAKTVLTEDEWISLQRSSDENVAIVGDELLLTTILLQAFMDDLSARKIKINLISGSWGRVFSNLVRHHVTPTRPLLVFSSETIYQPENLPVVAETLLDLYQGDNRTSTKALVAAKDIYFGVGGSVIEFESYLRKRLTESNLPITFDTFKVNSNLKRSIVALQST; encoded by the coding sequence ATGTCCTTTTCCTTTGGTTTCACTTCAGAATCATTCAGTGATGACGAGCTGAATGATGACATTGTAAATGTGCAACAGAGCCAGTCCGATGCTCAAAATAGCTTGGCTATTAACCCATTGGATGATCCACGTTTAGTTTCTCCAGAGGTAATTCAGCCCGAGGTTTTGGATTTCAGCAGTGTGGTGAGGTCATTAAAAGATGTGAGATTGACTTTTGAAACGCTGTCACTATTTGACGGGCAAATTCAACTGTATAGAAGAGAGCTTTTTGATGTTAAGCATCAATTGATGTCAGAGTCTAATGTTGAACAAACTACGacaaatgaaaatggtgaCCCCATACTTGAGATTCTACTCGGTGATACAGCAGAGGATGTGAGAAAGAATGTCTACGAAGGTGGATTAAAATCCTGGGAGTGTTCCATAGACATTATCGAACTACTAAATAACCATGGTAAAGATTTTTCCACCGAACAGATATTTGATATGGGCTGTGGTACGGCATTGCCTTCGACATTCGTATTTGGCAAATACCTACAATCTAAACTAGACTCAGGACTTAACCTGATATTAGCTGATTACAACAAAAGCGTGCTGGAACTGGTAACTTTACCAAACTTAATAATTACTTGGGCGAAAACTGTATTAACAGAAGATGAATGGATCTCTTTACAGAGAAGTTCAGATGAAAACGTAGCAATTGTCGGAGATGAGCTTCTACTGACAACAATTCTATTACAGGCCTTCATGGATGACTTGAGTGCtagaaaaatcaaaatcaatttaATATCTGGATCATGGGGAAGAGTCTTCTCAAATCTTGTGAGACATCATGTAACCCCTACCCGTCCTCTACTAGTATTTTCATCAGAGACCATATACCAACCAGAAAACTTGCCTGTTGTTGCGGAAACGTTATTAGATTTATACCAAGGTGATAATCGGACAAGTACAAAGGCTTTAGTTGCTGCaaaagatatatattttggtgtTGGTGGAAGCGtaattgaatttgaatCGTATTTGAGAAAACGCTTGACCGAATCAAATCTACCCATAACTTTTGACACATTCAAGGTGAATTCAAACTTAAAAAGATCGATTGTTGCTTTGCAATCGACCTAA
- the SEC24 gene encoding COPII subunit SEC24 (CAGL0C01353g~Ortholog(s) have signal sequence binding activity, role in cargo loading into COPII-coated vesicle, macroautophagy and COPII vesicle coat, cytosol, endoplasmic reticulum exit site, fungal-type vacuole membrane localization): MSHHKRRVYPQAQFGLAQAGQTGYQDVQQPGVLPSQANYQEPVPLVTPIQEVLNNQIDQTADSLHNMQLHNVPDFNQPLQGQLNGPQSPALYQNYNENGMNNYNAAFGNGGTSVKQVNQLYPIDLLSDLPPPIKDLGLPPPPINLSPDIMSVPSDKSNASPDYIRSTLNAVPKTNSLLKKTKLPFALVIKPYQHLNDDVNAPPLNEECLIVRCRRCRSYINPFAKFIEQGRRWRCNFCRLANDLPMQFDQSSIDTNIVNRLDRTEIKNAVMEYVAPKEYTVRPPPPSIYTFIIDVSQNAIKNGLFVSTIETLKQQLEYLPNRDNRTKISIILVDHALHILSIPADDVSNKFRILDVADIDEPYIPLPNSLVVSLSRCKQNVQLALEKIKQLFEINVSTKFALGPALRTAQKLIGGVGGKLIVISASLPNAGIGSLQRRNESGVSGTTKESSQLLSCQDSFYKTFTVECSKTQITIDLFLASDDYVDVATLSNLPRYTAGQTHFYPGYNASNISDFNKFTTEFSKHITMDISFETVMRARGSTGLKTSAFYGHFFNRSSDLCAFSTMPRDQSYVFDISIEDTITTDYCYFQVAVLLSLNNGQRRIRVITLALPTTQSISEVFACVDQQAVAAQITQRAVQKANSSSIDDARDLIQKTTLDILSTYKKELVVTNTGGVVPLKLSTNLRILPLLMHALMKHMAFRAGVVPSDHRAYSLNVLESVPIKSLITSIYPSIYSMHDMGDDCGYTDETGNVILPECINDTAILMEKYGLYLIDNGSELFLWVGGEAVPELLSDVFGVPEMSQVPVGKHDLFRVEGSQFNERVCNIIDQLRTSDDTTVYKTLYIVSGPTINDSFSQGTRELASLRMWAATAFVEDNIMKTLSYREFLEKMKKEVSK, translated from the coding sequence ATGTCACATCACAAAAGGCGTGTATATCCACAAGCTCAATTCGGCTTGGCTCAGGCCGGTCAAACTGGCTACCAGGATGTCCAGCAGCCAGGTGTTTTGCCTTCACAAGCTAATTATCAAGAGCCAGTTCCATTAGTGACGCCTATTCAAGAGGTATTGAATAACCAAATTGATCAGACTGCCGATTCACTACATAATATGCAGTTGCATAATGTTCCCGATTTCAATCAGCCTTTACAAGGCCAATTGAATGGTCCTCAAAGCCCAGCATTGtatcaaaattataatgaaaatggtaTGAATAATTACAATGCTGCGTTTGGTAATGGAGGTACTTCAGTAAAACAAGTCAATCAACTGTACCCAATTGATTTGCTATCTGATTTGCCGCCACCTATCAAGGATCTTGGATTACCACCTCCTCCTATTAATTTATCGCCTGATATCATGTCAGTGCCATCAGATAAGAGTAATGCATCTCCAGATTATATTAGAAGTACACTAAATGCAGTGCCCAAGACTAACTCTCTGCTGAAGAAAACCAAGCTTCCATTTGCGTTGGTAATCAAGCCTTATCAGCATTTGAATGATGATGTTAATGCGCCTCCATTAAATGAAGAATGTCTAATTGTCAGATGTCGTCGTTGTCGTTCTTATATCAACCCATTTGCAAAGTTTATTGAGCAAGGAAGACGTTGGAGATGTAATTTCTGTAGATTGGCTAACGATTTACCAATGCAATTCGATCAATCTTCAATAGATACCAACATTGTAAACAGATTGGATAGGACCGAGATTAAAAATGCTGTCATGGAATATGTTGCACCAAAGGAATACACAGTCAGACCCCCTCCTCCTTCGATCTACACATTCATAATAGATGTCTCTCAAAATGCCATAAAAAATGGTTTATTTGTCAGTACAATTGAAACACTTAAACAACAACTAGAATATTTGCCTAATAGGGATAATAGAACCAAGATTTCAATTATTCTTGTGGACCATGCCTTGcatattttatcaattccTGCTGATGATGTTTCCAATAAATTCAGAATTCTAGACGTGgctgatattgatgaacCATACATTCCTTTACCAAATTCGCTTGTTGTTTCACTATCACGGTGTAAACAAAATGTACAATTGGCATTAGAAAAGATAAAGCAATTGTTTGAGATTAATGTTTCTACTAAGTTTGCTTTAGGTCCAGCTCTTAGAACAGCACAGAAATTAATTGGTGGGGTTGGTGGAAAGTTAATAGTCATATCAGCATCTTTACCAAATGCAGGTATTGGATCACtgcaaagaagaaatgaaagTGGTGTATCAGGGACAACAAAAGAATCGAGTCAATTGCTATCGTGTCAAGATTCATTTTACAAGACATTTACAGTTGAATGTAGTAAAACTCAAATCACAATCGATTTATTTTTGGCATCCGATGACTATGTTGATGTTGCCACGTTATCGAACCTGCCTCGATACACAGCAGGTCAAACACACTTTTATCCAGGATATAATGCTTCCAATATATCTGATTTTAACAAATTTACGACTGAGTTTTCAAAGCATATTACAATGgacatttcttttgaaacGGTCATGAGAGCTCGTGGGTCTACTGGGTTGAAAACAAGTGCATTTTATGGTCATTTCTTTAATAGGTCTTCTGATCTATGCGCTTTTTCGACAATGCCAAGAGATCAATCGTATGTGTTCGATATTTCTATTGAAGACACGATCACAACagattattgttattttcaaGTTGCCGTTCTACTTTCGTTAAATAATGgacaaagaagaattaGGGTGATCACACTGGCTTTACCGACAACACAATCTATCTCAGAGGTGTTCGCTTGCGTAGATCAACAAGCTGTTGCAGCACAAATCACACAAAGAGCAGTCCAAAAGGCTAACTCATCAAGTATTGACGATGCTAGGGATCTAATTCAGAAAACTACACTGGATATTTTGAGCACATACAAAAAGGAGCTAGTAGTAACAAACACTGGGGGTGTTGTACCCCTTAAGTTGTCTACAAATTTAAGAATCCTCCCATTGTTAATGCACGCATTGATGAAGCACATGGCCTTCAGGGCTGGTGTTGTTCCTAGTGATCATAGAGCCTACTCCTTGAATGTTTTGGAGTCTGTTCCGATCAAAAGTCTAATAACTAGCATATACCCATCGATATATTCCATGCATGACATGGGAGATGACTGTGGGTATACAGATGAAACTGGAAATGTTATATTGCCGGAATGCATTAATGATACTGCAATATTGATGGAAAAGTATGGTCTATATTTGATTGACAATGGCTCCGAGCTTTTCCTTTGGGTTGGTGGTGAAGCTGTGCCTGAATTACTAAGCGATGTGTTTGGGGTTCCTGAAATGTCTCAAGTTCCAGTTGGAAAACACGATTTATTCAGAGTTGAAGGATCGCAATTTAATGAGAGAGTCTGCAACATCATTGATCAGTTAAGAACTAGTGATGATACGACAGTATATAAGACGCTTTACATTGTTAGTGGTCCAACTATAAATGACTCCTTTAGTCAAGGTACAAGAGAACTAGCATCTTTGAGAATGTGGGCTGCAACTGCTTTTGTTGAGGACAATATAATGAAGACATTAAGTTACAGAGAGTTTCTTgaaaagatgaagaaagaagtaaGTAAGTAA
- a CDS encoding putative metalloendopeptidase (CAGL0C01375g~Ortholog(s) have cell division site, cytosol, nucleus localization) has product MSKESIELFNLRPNEELFSPCVIIHGSIGKGQTASNIQVQHPQLPPLTFPVHDSHFKATIILTPGANRLTFITDTNVSKVVDCFYSPLDQNVPVHLCLIVAKDSPLEFDSPASQKAKEGGNGLDLAIKKMRVGARLMQAFTNEQMLRNGFGHRTIRFVEEYTWDTQFAQRIAMRNTVKIHIVRSDKTTKEIRDPDVAQQNDKAKDQGGLFGIAMDALKKYGGPFTQNEKPVQAACVFLDTHWDGKLIRGHAALGGGDADIKLAIFGSHGMYSWPTCMEQLIPYFTDETRASTKEVANDCNECGTHWECLNITLGAFMHEIGHLLGSPHQVNGVMLRDYVRFNRSFLTKESYSLRTNSNGAKPPIFPKEECTWNRLDLLRYLYHPTFTVPQDYYDASFMRPGRLGNFDYPKPSVYNQGNNIFTLTSKTGIYLIEIICGDLAKAHIEYLPLSLGGTGPQKEVTLSLDELRSRIPPNDVPEHSNSFALRVLAVNTSDLFIENFPKSLSGGDINMSKYGYPSSVVGHKSAVSGRLENSQETGIIPVDMRTVTKVTVYYAHALMGLVFTCSDPVAIPAIPPRTYEGQKQAPMTTSNKKSKNVVFGKQEGNKLDFVLQPNEEIVGFNLRCGWWIDAIQIVTNTGRMSPMLGNSGGGLSEVQPPAGQRILGIYGSVGGWVDAFGIVYGAI; this is encoded by the coding sequence ATGTCTAAGGAAAGCATTGAACTTTTCAACTTAAGGCCTAATGAGGAATTGTTCTCTCCATGCGTAATCATCCATGGTTCCATTGGTAAAGGTCAAACGGCTTCAAATATACAGGTGCAGCATCCTCAATTACCTCCGTTAACTTTCCCTGTCCATGACAGCCATTTCAAGGCTACGATTATTCTCACTCCTGGTGCAAATCGATTAACTTTCATTACTGACACTAATGTCTCCAAAGTTGTAGACTGCTTCTATAGTCCCCTGGACCAGAATGTCCCCGTACACTTATGTCTGATTGTTGCTAAGGACTCTCCATTGGAGTTTGATTCGCCGGCTTCACAGAAAGCTAAGGAAGGTGGTAACGGTCTAGATTTAGCCATTAAGAAAATGAGAGTCGGTGCAAGACTGATGCAGGCTTTCACTAACGAGCAAATGTTAAGAAACGGTTTTGGACACAGAACTATTCGGtttgttgaagaatatACCTGGGATACCCAATTTGCCCAAAGAATCGCTATGAGAAATACTGTTAAAATCCACATTGTTCGCTCTGACAAAACTACAAAAGAAATCAGGGACCCTGATGTTGCTCAGCAAAACGACAAAGCAAAAGACCAAGGCGGACTATTTGGCATTGCCATGGAtgctttgaagaagtatGGTGGACCATTTACccaaaatgaaaaaccAGTTCAGGCTGCTTGTGTATTTCTTGACACACATTGGGACGGTAAACTGATTAGAGGCCACGCTGCTTTAGGCGGAGGAGATGCCGATATTAAGCTGGCTATATTTGGTTCTCATGGTATGTACTCATGGCCTACTTGTATGGAACAACTGATTCCGTATTTCACTGATGAAACTAGAGCCTCAACAAAGGAGGTCGCTAACGATTGTAACGAATGTGGTACCCATTGGGAATGCTTGAACATCACTCTTGGTGCCTTTATGCACGAAATTGGACATTTGCTTGGTTCGCCACATCAAGTCAATGGTGTTATGCTGAGAGATTATGTAAGGTTCAACAGATCGTTCTTAACCAAGGAATCGTATTCTTTACGCACAAATTCTAATGGAGCCAAACCACCTATCTTCCCGAAAGAAGAATGTACTTGGAATAGATTGGATCTTTTAAGGTATCTATATCATCCAACTTTCACTGTTCCTCAAGACTATTATGATGCTTCTTTCATGAGGCCGGGCCGTCTTGGTAACTTTGATTATCCTAAGCCCTCTGTATATAATCAAGGTAACAACATCTTTACATTGACTTCTAAGACGGgtatttatttgattgaaattatttgtGGAGATCTGGCTAAAGCACACATAGAATATTTACCTTTGTCCTTGGGTGGTACTGGACCTCAAAAAGAGGTAACTTTGTCATTGGATGAGCTGAGAAGTAGGATACCTCCGAATGATGTGCCGGAACATAGCAACTCTTTTGCACTCCGTGTCCTAGCTGTAAACACTTCTGACCTCTTCATTGAAAATTTCCCAAAATCGTTGAGTGGAGGTGATATTAATATGAGCAAATATGGTTATCCTTCTTCTGTGGTAGGCCACAAGTCTGCAGTATCTGGTAGACTTGAGAATAGTCAAGAAACAGGGATTATACCTGTTGATATGAGGACCGTTACTAAAGTCACCGTCTACTACGCACATGCTCTAATGGGGCTAGTTTTTACTTGTAGTGACCCAGTTGCAATTCCTGCCATACCACCAAGAACCTATGAAGGGCAAAAACAAGCGCCTATGACCACATCTAacaagaaatcaaaaaatgtTGTATTCGGTAAACAAGAGGGCAATAAATTGGATTTCGTTTTACAACCAAACGAAGAAATCGTAGGATTCAACTTAAGATGTGGCTGGTGGATCGATGCTATCCAAATTGTAACAAATACTGGTCGTATGTCACCTATGTTAGGTAATTCAGGTGGTGGGCTATCTGAAGTTCAACCGCCAGCTGGTCAAAGAATCCTTGGTATTTATGGATCAGTTGGAGGCTGGGTTGACGCATTTGGTATTGTATACGGAGctatataa
- the PFK26 gene encoding 6-phosphofructo-2-kinase (CAGL0C01397g~Ortholog(s) have 6-phosphofructo-2-kinase activity and role in fructose 2,6-bisphosphate metabolic process) yields MFKSVDYTDPVGAPSDSDVEPTERKNEKHVSIHQEAVAESLKREALPKFERRPLSDTPITSAWNSPGLSEENTPTDSPENRSALDLTKFSQLNIAHDDDEEQGAGDNDTGKSSDHNSDSETVKLSTKSKGSFRDLLAANSLEYSSKKVSTIDVPGLTRSKDSPDGMISSKDAGSKLIIVMVGLPATGKSFITNKLSRYLNYLMYYCKVFNVGNTRRQYSKEHSLHEQDSKFFDPSNEEYKKLRDKWALDTLDELLDYLLNGMGSVGIFDATNSTVARRKAILDKIRKRNPNLKVLFLESICTNRELVERNVRLKVFGPDYKGKDPEKSLRDFKERLANYLTAYEPIDDSEDICYIKMVDVGKKVIAYNIEGFLASQTVYYLLNFNLRERQIWITRSGESEDNVSGKIGGDSHLTERGKRYAKALSNFINEQRIAFYNREIENAKRQRDQYEKDKRRREAALKNNLTNGEQSTMGTGTPEPQPYQCNDFFVWTSMRSRTIETAHWFADEDYPKKEMRMLDELGVGDFNGMTYPMIQENFPVEFEKRKIDKLRYRYPGIGGESYMDVINRVRPVITELERIEDNVLIITHRVVARVLLGYYMNLRTDIIANLDVPLHCVYCLEPKPYGMEWSLWEYDEDKDLFFKVPESDLNTTKVREIGLVHKERRYSEVPTAPPSANSNPNDFLLRRNSVDVASPPSETSKDHENISGSQQAMGSSRPIKNDFNQPTLMNSMNTVGPSGRYDPRIQDKVINKPKKSILMNDD; encoded by the coding sequence ATGTTCAAGTCTGTGGACTATACGGATCCTGTGGGAGCGCCGAGTGACTCAGATGTGGAGCCGACTGAGCGGAAGAACGAGAAGCATGTGAGCATACACCAGGAGGCCGTGGCGGAGTCGCTGAAGCGGGAGGCGCTTCCGAAGTTTGAGCGGCGGCCGCTGAGCGATACGCCGATCACCAGTGCGTGGAACTCTCCCGGATTGTCTGAGGAGAACACGCCTACTGACTCGCCTGAGAACAGAAGTGCGCTGGACCTGACCAAGTTTAGCCAGCTGAATATTGCGCacgatgatgatgaggagCAGGGTGCCGGTGACAATGATACTGGGAAGTCAAGCGATCACAACAGCGACAGCGAGACGGTGAAGCTGTCTACGAAGAGCAAAGGCTCGTTCAGGGACCTGCTGGCGGCAAACTCCCTTGAGTACTCCTCGAAGAAAGTGTCTACGATAGATGTGCCGGGACTGACTAGGTCTAAGGACTCTCCCGATGGCATGATCTCTAGCAAAGATGCGGGCTCCAAGCTTATAATCGTGATGGTCGGCTTGCCTGCTACAGGTAAGTCCTTCATCACCAATAAACTCTCTCGATACTTGAACTACTTGATGTACTACTGCAAAGTGTTCAATGTCGGTAATACCAGAAGACAATACTCCAAAGAGCACTCGTTGCATGAACAAGACTCTAAATTCTTTGACCCATCTAACGAGGAGTACAAGAAACTTAGAGACAAATGGGCCTTGGACACTTTGGATGAGTTACTAGACTACTTACTGAACGGAATGGGATCTGTGGGAATATTTGACGCTACTAACTCCACAGTggcaagaagaaaagcCATTTTGGATAAGATAAGAAAGAGGAACCCGAACCTCAAGGTGTTGTTTCTGGAATCCATCTGTACAAACAGAGAGCTTGTGGAAAGAAACGTGCGATTGAAAGTGTTTGGTCCTGACTATAAGGGTAAAGATCCCGAGAAATCGTTGAGGGACTTCAAAGAACGGTTGGCAAATTATTTAACAGCCTATGAACCAATTGACGACTCGGAAGATATCTGCTATATTAAAATGGTCGATGTGGGTAAGAAAGTGATAGCCTACAATATCGAGGGTTTCTTAGCATCGCAGACCgtatattatttattgaaCTTTAACCTTCGTGAAAGACAAATATGGATCACAAGAAGTGGCGAAAGTGAAGACAATGTCAGCGGTAAGATAGGTGGAGATTCACATCTAACAGAGCGTGGTAAGCGCTATGCTAAGGCTCTATCAAACTTTATAAACGAGCAGAGAATAGCATTTTACAACCGTGAAATAGAAAACGCTAAAAGACAAAGAGATCAATATGAGAAGGATAAGCGTAGGAGAGAAGCTGCACTAAAGAATAATCTCACAAATGGTGAACAATCCACAATGGGCACAGGTACTCCAGAACCCCAACCTTACCAATGCAATGATTTCTTTGTATGGACGAGTATGAGGTcaagaacaattgaaacTGCACACTGGTTTGCTGATGAAGACTATCCTAAGAAAGAGATGCGTATGTTAGACGAATTAGGGGTAGGTGACTTTAATGGCATGACTTACCCAATGATTCAAGAAAACTTTCCAGTGGAGTTCgaaaagagaaagattGATAAACTGCGGTATAGATATCCTGGTATAGGTGGTGAATCATACATGGATGTTATTAATAGAGTAAGGCCAGTGATTACAGAACTGGAAAGAATTGAGGATAATGTCCTTATCATTACACATAGAGTAGTGGCACGTGTCTTACTAGGCTACTATATGAACTTGCGCACTGATATTATTGCTAACTTGGATGTTCCACTACATTGTGTTTACTGTTTGGAACCGAAGCCATATGGTATGGAGTGGTCACTCTGGGAGTACGACGAAGACAAAGATCTATTCTTTAAAGTTCCTGAGTCTGACTTGAACACAACTAAGGTAAGAGAAATTGGCTTAGTACACAAGGAGAGAAGATATTCTGAAGTTCCTACTGCACCTCCTAGTGCCAATTCTAACCCAAATGATTTCCTTCTTCGTAGAAATTCTGTAGATGTTGCCTCACCTCCATCCGAAACATCTAAAGACCATGAAAATATAAGTGGTAGCCAACAAGCTATGGGTAGTAGCAGGCCAATCAAAAATGATTTTAACCAGCCCACATTAATGAATTCGATGAACACAGTTGGGCCCTCTGGTAGATATGACCCAAGAATTCAAGATAAAGTAATTAATAAAccaaaaaaatcaattttaaTGAATGATGACTAA
- the MRN1 gene encoding Mrn1p (CAGL0C01419g~Ortholog(s) have mRNA binding, poly(U) RNA binding activity) — protein sequence MSSFPDHTQAYTAKSIFLDEPNLNSHLYYDNNKIPVSNGGLFSNSNTIPANGMMMGNGMLQMPRENVMPHEAQLLANQNMAAQNWPRDLNSKFIQPVQRPMFNNENILNQQNITNSRMTGISPLQQSKHQITSLGLNGTLTADSDDYSLSQVSSLSSLSAPTDHMFHNQQSTNGTISSVANLGMTQNNTLAAASAFTQANAPASIMINNQKNNNPLDFTSAPSRTVYLGNIPPSLTIKELLDHVRSGVVEEAKILPEKMCAFISFVEESSALLFHSDAILKRLNIDNRDIKVGWGKPTVLDPSIASRIINDGATRNVYIGQGNNDRSSKENKEPLTEEKLREDLKEYGEIDSIKIIPEKDIAFVHFSSIATAIKVVSTLAQKNPFYQEKKIFYGKDRCAFITKTQQHNAAQFLGVQPEMEHLMRYTDREFISNALLQQSAAAAAIATSAGGPNNLGNRTVYLGNLPKGVKIEEICNAVRGGLLQSIKLLDDRHVCFVTFIDPTAAAQFYAMSSLYGFTIQRQRCKVGWGKHSGPLPNALALAVSNGASRNVYLGNIDFEADSKKEQPIFNETALRAIFQEYGEVEQINFLVEKKCCFINFTNINNAIFAMDKIKSNPHFKSLKINFGKDRCGNVPHQIR from the coding sequence ATGTCTTCTTTTCCGGATCACACTCAAGCATACACTGCTAAAAGCATATTCTTAGATGAACCCAACTTGAATTCTCATTTGTATTATgacaacaacaagataCCTGTTTCTAATGGAGGATTATTTAGTAATTCAAATACCATACCAGCTAATGGCATGATGATGGGTAATGGTATGCTGCAAATGCCTCGTGAAAATGTCATGCCCCATGAGGCCCAACTATTGGCTAACCAGAATATGGCAGCTCAGAATTGGCCAAGAGATTTGAACTCCAAATTTATCCAGCCAGTTCAGAGACCAATGTttaacaatgaaaatattttgaatcaGCAAAATATCACTAACTCAAGAATGACTGGTATCTCACCATTGCAACAAAGTAAACATCAGATTACCAGCTTGGGATTGAACGGCACTCTAACTGCAGACTCAGATGATTATTCCTTAAGTCAAGTTTCTTCCTTGTCATCTTTATCTGCACCCACCGATCATATGTTTCATAACCAACAAAGCACTAATGGTACAATTTCGAGTGTGGCTAACCTGGGTATGACTCAGAACAACACCTTGGCAGCTGCTTCTGCTTTTACACAAGCTAATGCGCCAGCTTCAATCATGATTAACAAtcaaaagaacaataatCCTTTGGATTTCACAAGCGCCCCAAGCAGAACCGTCTATTTAGGTAACATTCCTCCATCATTAACCATCAAAGAACTTTTAGATCATGTTCGTAGTGGTGTGGTTGAAGAAGCCAAGATTTTACCTGAAAAGATGTGTGCCTTCATTTCATTCGTTGAAGAAAGCTCTGCACTTTTGTTTCATTCTGATGCAATTCTAAAGAGATTAAATATCGATAACAGAGATATTAAAGTTGGTTGGGGTAAACCAACCGTATTGGATCCTTCTATTGCATCTCGTATCATTAACGATGGTGCGACAAGAAATGTGTACATCGGTCAAGGTAACAACGACAGAAGTTCCAAGGAGAACAAAGAGCCTTTGactgaagaaaaattacGCGAAGACTTAAAGGAGTATGGTGAAATAGATTCCATTAAAATAATTCCTGAAAAAGATATTGCATTTGTACATTTCTCTTCAATTGCCACTGCAATCAAAGTTGTTTCAACCTTGGCTCAAAAGAACCCATTTTaccaagagaagaagattttCTATGGTAAAGATAGATGTGCATTTATTACTAAAACTCAACAACACAATGCCGCCCAATTCTTAGGTGTTCAACCAGAAATGGAACATCTAATGAGATACACTGATCGTGAGTTTATTTCTAATGCTCTTTTGCAACAATCTGCCGCTGCTGCTGCTATTGCAACCTCAGCAGGTGGTCCAAACAACCTTGGTAACAGAACAGTTTATTTAGGTAATTTACCAAAAGGAGTGAAGATCGAAGAAATTTGTAATGCTGTTCGTGGAGGTCTATTACAATCTATTAAACTGCTTGATGACAGGCATGTTTGTTTTGTAACATTTATTGATCCAACCGCAGCAGCCCAATTTTATGCAATGAGTTCCCTATATGGCTTCACAATCCAAAGACAGCGTTGTAAAGTTGGTTGGGGTAAACATTCTGGTCCATTACCAAATGCATTAGCTCTTGCTGTTAGCAACGGTGCTTCAAGAAATGTGTACCTAGGAAACATTGATTTTGAAGCTGACTCGAAGAAAGAACAGCCTATTTTCAACGAAACTGCCCTTCGTGCCATTTTCCAAGAATACGGAGAAGTTGAACAAATTAACTTTTTGGTTGAGAAGAAATGTTGCTTTATTAATTTCACCAATATCAATAACGCCATATTTGCCATGGACAAGATTAAATCGAATCCTCATTTTAAGAGTTTGAAAATTAATTTCGGTAAGGATAGATGCGGTAACGTTCCTCACCAAATTCGTTAG